gatgatgtgtgaatgaaatgtaagagtgagtgcatgcaagaacggtaataaaggccaccgtttcagctcaggactaacgatcgaccaatagaagagatagaaattgggtaacggtacccccattcatctcaaatccattagtcatttcatgtacgaaaaccattagttagagtgagatatgttatctctgtttgatagattaatttcaagaataacatgaaatctggagctttttttttgttcgttaaaacagcagtattgaatcatttctgaactacttttatgttccattgcttcttacagacgaggcaaagattttgtattcgattttatctcaataaatttattgaaagtcgagtaatcggtaaaataacatggtgactctactaatgagatgactattggcacacaaattttagttagaatctattagaatagaaatagtaactcaatgttgtgatgcttgcttgtggaatacatgtaggtatgtatgcatgtgtgtatgcgtatgtgcctgtgtgtatgtaagtgtttttgtgtgtacaacatacattataccgttccctcgggtgtgttgtatcaaattggttgtgacacatttcgattgcgagtcagtgtaccagatgttcaaaagtgcctgagcggatggtaatatactgtcaagaatcaaccgaagataacgaaatgtgaacatgctgtagcaatactattaaacccaagtgttattatcatttaaataaaaacgcatgtcctcagttcttatccgtcaaaccatgatgagctgccctacaaagatcaatgaaacactaatttttttttttttttttttttttggaaacggatgactgaatgaggaacaagaaatacgaaaatgctgaaagaattagaaaggaatattggaagcaacataacatgccagcaaaagtacggagtgaaaaatgacaacaaaagacacgaatcacagctgaatagaacactggaattaaggtaaaacagaatacaaactatgaacaaaggtaagaaaaccaacatgaagaaataatagaaactgctgggtaacaatgtaatttcctcatattgaaagaggcgtttatatggcgcgcatgcgctaattcggcctgatacaaattaacggggagggcaatacatttgggacagggctgtaaaaagctgattggaaccttttccccaccaaaatgtaatataaggaataaggataattttgaacgataataactcagtcatttgttgatggattgaaataatcgatttggaaacatttaacttatacacccactaagatttaattcctttgttcggtaatatttttgacgagaactttcggtaatctatagaaataaccgatatttcggtacgtgagttttattttacaataattatgcaaaattttaccggccgatcagttttacgtaaattttcattacagaattctgtaaatagatatacaattgatacggtaaatCTAAATAgttgccgagtacggtaaaatcaCACTGTCCGTTTGGCaaagttatcttccaataaccgaacttctgtgaaaactgattgtcatgaaactgACTGTCAAACAGCTGAAtattcagtaagtgtctttatTAATCAAACGAAAAAGAATTTGAaaggttcatcgaatggattgaggtacaggtgctaaagtttttaaaactttagagccattaaaaactttttctctacttataggcagaaaataattttgtatcacttgtccacttgctgccaacagAAATCATtcaagggtaatttctggtggactcgacggattgtgcagtgttttggaaggcgctcataattccggtcagtccGGACATTTGACACAAATTTTTCGTGGAATAGAaccattttcttcattcgtgttggtttttgaaatccgaaaggaaaacaaacaaaaaaaatatctaacggtctgttagatccatttggtttactgattacggtagttgtttgacagttcagcaattaccgaacgatcggtaatcaattcagttaccaaactgattaccgaacgttcagctgtcgaaaattcggtaaagaaattaccgaatactgcgaaattttGTAATTGTGCAGTTtttgtttattgatcagagcagcccgagagctggcccagagtcgcccaaacaacttttgagatgttcgTTTAAGCAACCTGAGgacgctctagatcggactccaatcgcgtagtttcggtctgaaaattttctcgggttgcATCACGGCATCCATGttagtttgtttatgttttcttttttatgagttgtttagggcgcgtaccacgtgttcgtttcacTCGGAGTCAGAATCGCCcgtgtgtaggttcaaaaacgaaaatggTATTAAACATATGTTATGTTTGAATCGATCTATGTTTTGAcaagccaatcacagcatgccatcaTGATGTCATCCGTTTGATTTCTCTCGGACGGCCGACGGTTTTGATTTTTGCTTCTCTTTTAGAACTTAGTTCAGCAGCAGTTCTGCTTCAGTCGGCTTAgagaggctttgcgtcatgcatgaaAAAAATACTGCATCGTTCGGGGTAGTGTGAAGTACAAAGAggtatctataaatatatgccattTCTCAATTTTCATTTAAGTCGGTGGCTGCCAGCGATGTCAGATGTTAGAAGCTAGCAAGCGTTGTATACGAAAATTTTCCTAAATTGAGagttacaaatcatatgagttattttgtggaaactatgaatgttaaaaaccgttataaAAGTTAGATTCTTACGGTAACCGAGATGAtacgaagtgttatatacgtcgctcttttgtaagttataggtgttacaaaacgttacatgcgttacttgtttgtaagttataggcgttacgaagcggtatatgcgttactttttgtaaagataggcattacgaagcgttatatgcgctaCTTGTTTGGAAgctatagatgttacgaagcgttacgaagcattatgtgcgttacttttttggaagttatagatgttacgaagcgttacatgcgttacttttttgtaagttataaacgttacgaagcgttacatgcgttacttttgtagaagttatagatgttacgaagcgttacttctttgtaattataggcattacgaagtgtTGCATGCGTTATTTGTTTGTAAGTCATAGAtgttacgaatcgttacatgcgttacttttttgtaagttataggcgttacgaagcggtatatgcgttactttttgtaaagaTAGGCATtatgaagcgttatatgcgctaCTTGTTTGGAAgctatagatgttacgaagcgttgcatgcgttatttttttgtaagttataaacgttacgaagcgttacatgcatttctTGTTTGgaagttatagatgttacgaagcgttacgaagcattatgtgcgttacttttttggaagttatagatgttacgaagcgttacatgcgttacttttttgtaagttataaacgttacgaagcgttacatgcgttacttttatagaagttatagatgttacgaagcgttacttttttgtaagttttaggcgttacgatgcgttatatacgttacttttttgtaagttataggcattacgaaacgTTGCATGccttattttttgtaagttataaacgttacgaagcgttacatgcgttacttgtttGGAAGTTATAGatattacgaagcgttgcatgcgttacttttttgtaagttataaacgttacgaagcgttacttttttgtagttataggcattacgaagcgttatatgcgttactttgttggaagttatagatgttacgaagcgttacatgcgttacttttttgtaagttataaacgttacgaagcgttacatgcgttacttttgtagaagttatagatgttacgaagcgttacatgcgttactcttttgtaagttataggcattacgaagcgttatatgcgttacttgttTGGAAGTTATAgatattacgaagcgttacatgcgttacttttttgtaagttataggcgttacgaagcgttatttagtaagttacaagcgttacatgtgtcacTTTTTATGAGTCATAggctttacatgcgttacttatttgtaagttataggcgttacgaatcgttacatgcgttacttttttgtaagttataggcattacgaagcgttgcatgcgttatatttttgtaaattataaacgttacgaagcgttacatgcgttacttttgtggAAGTtttagatgttacgaagcgttacttttttgtaagttataggcattacaaagcgttacatgcgttacttttaagtaagttataaacgttacgaagcgttgcatgcgttactttttgtaagttataggcattacgaagcgttacatgcgttacttattaGTCAGTCATAggtgttacatgcattacttttttgtaagttatgaacgttacgaagcgttgcatgcgttatttatttataagttataaacgttacaaagcgttacatgcgttacaaagcgttacatgcgtaacaaagcgttacatgcattacttttttggaaGTTATAaagattacatgcgttactttttttcaagtttttggcgatgttactaagcgttacatgcgttactttttttgtaagttataggcgttacgaagcgttacatgcgttactttttagtgaatcataagcgttacatgcgttactttttttgtagaagttatagatgttacgaagcgttacgtttttgtaagctttaggcgttacgaagcgttatatacgttacttttttgtaagttataggcattacgaagcgttgcatgcgttacttttgttgtaagttataaacgttacgaagcgttacatgcgttacttttgtagaagttatagatgtttttgtaaattttaggcgttgcatgcgttatttttttgtaagttataaacgttacgaagcgttacttttttgtaagttataggcattacgaagcgttgcatgcgttacttttgttgTAAGTTAtaaatgttacgaagcgttacatgcgttactattttgtaacttatatgcattacgaagcgttatatgcgttacttttttgggaGTTATAgatattacgaagcgttacatgcgctacttttttgtaagttatcgacgttacgaagcgttacatgcgttactttttttaagtttttggcgttacgaagcgttacatgcgttactttttagtaaaatatagacgttacgaagctttacatgttactttttagtgagttataggcgttacgaagcgttgcatgcgttacttttttataagttataggcgttacgaagcgttacatgcattacttttttgttaattaTAGGCActtcgaagtgttacatgcgtcacTTCTTAGtatgttacaggcgttacgaagcgtttctGCTTTGTAAGTTATTgacgttacgatgcgttacttatTTGTTAGTTTTAAACGCTGCATgcgttttttgtaagttttgacgtaataaagtgttacatgcgttactttttgtaagttttggcgttacgaagcgtcacaagcgttacttgtttgtaagttacaagcgttacgatgcgttgcatgcattattttttggtaagttttaggcgttacgaagttccTTTTGTAAGGTACAGGCGTTACGTAGTGTTACTTTTCGTTagttacaggtgttacgaaaCATGACATGTATTAATCTGTAGACTTTTTtttgcgttacgaagcgttacatgtgttagttgtttgtgagttgtaggcgttacgtgCGTTACACCTTTGTCAATTACGGGCGTTACGAAgttttacatgtgttacttttttgtaagttagaggttttacgaagcgttacattcgttactttaaaTAAGTTTTAAGCGTTACGTTTCTGTTTTGTAAGTTGGAGGTGTTAgaaatcgttacatgcgtaacttttttgcaagtcaTAAATATTATTCCAGTGAATTAATTGTTTTATTCTGTCCATGAAGGAATCATTAGTTTTTTTCTTGATATTCATAGCATAGTATTTATAAATTTACAAGATGTTTTCCATTCTCCATGAATCGGCTGTGCTATTCTatgcagtgaattgtcgtcatcCAAAGTAGGAATGTAAATGATCTCAGAAAATATGGCATCAttacaagtcttgtggattgctgTGCTATATAAGTATTTAGAAAGTCTTAGACATGTGTGACAAAAATAACatgaagaaatgtaatacaataaccatCTCTTGGGtacaatcaaaaatttttttttgaattgtccataatgacagttccagtggaaaagtttattaggtacataagtaatCTCTGGGTACGAGCCTGCAGATCAGTATAGTTAGGAAAGATGTAGTTCTACGTCAAAATTTAGGGAAAGGTAGaggttttgaatgaaattcggaTTAATTGTGTGAGAAGCCGCCTCATCAATGTCGCTTCATCCTCCCCGTTTGTTAGTCACTGTttgtaaaaagtgttcgtattgCTAGTTACATAAAAACAATCACTGCACAATGTTTTGAACCATGTTTATTTGAGCTTTCTGCATAACAGGTACTAGTTTCAATAACAAAGCTATTTTTGTTATTGCAAGGGTTAGATCTAATCATACTTAGTGCTGACGCAGTCCAACCTAATAACAACGTCAGAGATTTGCAATCATCATTGCTTCATGAACACCATCTCTCTGTCCTTGCATTGATAAGAAGGGCTCGTTCAGGCTTTATTATTATGAATTTCCTATCAACATTTCATAGACCTAGCTAACGAAAACACGAGAGTCCGAGCGATAATCAGTTACTACAAAACTAGAACTGGTTGTTCACTTACTCATTCAACTGCAAGCAACTAACGAGAACAGTTCCACAGAGAAAAACTAttattcaaaacttttttttgtgatttgtaGAAAACAACACACAAAATGCcaactaattcaactaaaaaagtatcTATCATGGCATATTTTTTGTGGTAAGCTTCAAACTAACCTCTCGATTTGCTCATCATTCCGTTGCAGATGTCCGGCAATGCAAAACTGCTCCACGAAAACCTTTGGGAGTCTGACCCAGAACTTATGGGGCTGATTCGAAAGGAAAAGAAACGACAAATCCTCGGTTTGGAAATGATTGCTAGCGAGAATTTCACCTCACTGTCAGTGCTACAGTGTCTGAGTTCCTGCCTGCACAACAAATATTCCGAAGGACTACCCGGACAGAGGTGAGTGTTCAAAGGTACCGAGTGTTCGACTATGAATCGGTGGAAGTTCAATTATTCCTTGATTCATAGCTACATCGCTTGATACTGTGACCTTTTAGCAACTTGACTTTGACTGTAGATCACTGGTGCTAGCGTGAAATCTGTTATCTGAATCTAAAATCTCACTTTATTCTCTGCCTTGCAGATATTACGGCGGAAATGAGTTTATTGACGAGATCGAAATTCTGGCGCAGCGCCGGGCACTCGCAGCCTACCGTCTTGATCCCGAGCAGTGGGGATGCAATGTGCAGCCGTATTCCGGATCGCCGGCCAATTTTGCTGTATATACGGGCCTTATTGAACCGCATGGCCGTATCATGGGATTGGATTTACCGGACGGTGGCCATCTGACGCATGGTTTCATGACGGCCACGAAGAAAATATCCGCcacatcgatcttcttcgaatcgATGCCGTACAAGGTGGACCCAGTGACCGGGCTTATCGATTATGACAAACTGGAGGAGAGTGCAAAGAATTTCAAGCCTAAAATCATCATCGCCGGAATCTCGTGTTATTCCAGATGTCTGGACTACAAACGTTTTCGGCAGATTGCCGACGCAAACGGAGCCTACTTATTTGCAGATATGGCACACATTTCCGGACTCGTTGCTGCCGGTGTCGTTCCATCGCCGTTTGAGTATGCTGACGTGGTGAGCACCACAACACACAAGTCCTTGCGCGGTCCCCGAGCCGGTGTCATATTCTATCGGAAAGGTGTTCGTAGTGTAAAAGCCAACGGCGATAAAGTTTTGTACGATCTGGAATCACGTATCAATCAGGCAGTGTTTCCCGGTCTGCAGGGTGGTCCTCACAATCATGCCATCGCTGGAATTGCAACCTGTATGCAGCAAGCTCAGACTCCCGAGTTCAAAGAATATCAGGTGCAGATTATTAAAAACGCACGTGCCTTGTGTGATGGACTACTGGCAAAAGGATACAGTATTTCGACAGGTGGAACCGACGTTCATCTGGTATTGGTAGATCTTCGTCCCGTTGGAATCACCGGAGCACGAGCGGAATACATCCTGGAGGAAATTTCCATTGCATGCAACAAAAACACCGTTCCGGGAGATAAAAGTGCTCTGAATCCATCCGGTATTCGGCTGGGTACACCGGCACTGACGACACGCGGTCTCGTCGAATCGGATATGGTAAAGGTAGTTGATTTCATCGATCGCGGGTTAAAGCTGTCTCTGGAGATATCGGCAGTGTCGGGGCCGAAACTGGTAGATTTCAAACGGGTACTTCACGAGGATCCGGCGCTCAACGCGAAGGTACAAACACTGAAGAAAGAAGTTCAAGACTACAGCAAAAATTTCCCAATGCCGGGATATCAGGACTATTAGGTAAGCCTGAATTCTATTCTTTCATGGAAGGAACGCAAGCCTGTTATGAATGTTCAAGTGGTTCTTAGAACTGCGAAAAAAGTGAAATATATACATATGACAAATGTGccagaaaatattaaaaaaaaaggttttaaaaCTAACATGAAATATCACCATCTTTTGTCATTTTTGATCGTGTTTCTTCTCCGACTCATCGGTGCATTAGCAGTTCGCTACTGTTTACtcttagcagttcaacttaactcTCCGTCTTTTTGGACTTTTCTTATTCCTTCGGTTTGACCGATAGGTCTGGTCCGAACCCTATACATTTACgtgcattttattataaattggATGTGTATTCATGCATAGTTattgttttttagttttttcactcTTCATGGCAAATGAAGTAAAACTAATACTTTTAAAAATTCGAACGATAGAAACAATCATAACTCACCCAAAAAATAGCATAGAAAattgcataactttgaaaatttgccttaaaggagattcaaatgaattctttTTTCTTCTGGGGTGCTGAAAAGGACCGTTAGTGGCTTTGGAGTCCTGGAAAGGACTATTAcataaacataaaataaaatcattacattaatataatcgtaacacaagtcgtacaatcgctcatatatttcatacatctcaatatttgagtgaaaactattttaatccacttagtggtgtaatgatgcctttctcatttcaatcatatataatactgtggtattcttcaaaataattttcctcgatttttgaaggaataaccggaatcgctttgtttgaccgtctactgataatgactaccgattggagaaGTTTTGATATTGATTAATTTTTTcccgtttttttgtttcgctacTAACtcgtctactaacaatgactatcgaatggagtaggtttgaggccagtttagaaaaattttcaagtgtTTGTTTCGTCCATTTAAgtgatggtaaaaaaattttaacacgTTTTACTATATAATTCCAAAGTTGGAagccggatccagatgaaattcagaagtttggtATATAATCATAacacctttaatttaaatctataaATATGAAAACCGAttcagccgtttctgagaaattggagtgatttccggcttggagtacacgatcactttttttccatacttccggaatctggaacgaagatccgatatacccaaaatcaatgtatttgatcatcaactaaccaaatctgtccAATGCAAGCATTATACGGCTATTTCAAagtatttgattgaattttccgtgtcatgtataaaaacacgtcccagaaaatgtatttttttatttattagtttgtaattccggaaccggaagtcgtatccggattaaatttggtaggattatatggggttgtaagagctttcatttgaaccaacGCTAAtggaaattggatgagcggtctctgagaaaatcgatggCTAGTTATTAGTTcagttttgcacattttaccccgtaagtcccgaaccagaagtctgatccgggtaaaattcaatagcaccctatgggaccaagagacctttcatttgaatctaagtttgtgaaaatcaatccagccatctccgagaaaattgtgtgcacgtttttgttacatacacacatacatttactAAATtggttgagctgagtcgaaaggTGTATGACATTAGGCCCTCCGAGCCTTGGTTAAAAAGtcaggtttcacagtgattacataacctttttatatgaaaaaagtaaaaatattatcaaaatgttGTACGGATTTTATTTCTGGTTTTTGAAATGGACAaaatgtggaattctctacgatattcaacactgttcggaacatttttctcaaacgcgATGCAGTCAAATGTAAGCTTtgtttgcgctcgtttggtgcgaatttcgcattgCGAAAAGTGCACCAAGCTAATTAAatcattctagatttgcactaatttGATGATTTTCACCTTCGATATGCACAGAAGTAATCTTAAAAGCTTTTAgacaacatttagagccattagaacggctgattttgaatAGCATTCCCCATCGTTGTTCCCTTTTCGTTTTCTATTTctgcaatgcaaacgaccagtcagttgtcatatgttcgagcccctatctgaaggattcatagtgtcagtagaatcgtagtactagttatgcaatgattctatatgctaagaatcggctcaagaaacattttcactgggctgccgtccgacatccttatgacatgcccagtccatcgtagacgtccgatttgaGCTgaccgtacgatgggtggttttcctagcagctgttgcaattcgtgattcatacgccgtctccacgttccatctgcgctccgccatagatggtcctcggtatttttctttcgaaaacactaaggacacgttggtcctctgccaacatagtcaaggtctcgtggccatagagaacaaaccggtctaatgagtgttttgtagatggtcaatttcgtgcggtggcgtacttttctcgatcggatggtttttctgagtccaaagtacgcacgatttcctgccaaaatacgtctctgaatttctcagcTGATGTCATTAtcagcggtcaccagtgagcccaaatactcgAACTCG
This genomic window from Malaya genurostris strain Urasoe2022 chromosome 1, Malgen_1.1, whole genome shotgun sequence contains:
- the LOC131425533 gene encoding serine hydroxymethyltransferase isoform X2, giving the protein MPTNSTKKMSGNAKLLHENLWESDPELMGLIRKEKKRQILGLEMIASENFTSLSVLQCLSSCLHNKYSEGLPGQRYYGGNEFIDEIEILAQRRALAAYRLDPEQWGCNVQPYSGSPANFAVYTGLIEPHGRIMGLDLPDGGHLTHGFMTATKKISATSIFFESMPYKVDPVTGLIDYDKLEESAKNFKPKIIIAGISCYSRCLDYKRFRQIADANGAYLFADMAHISGLVAAGVVPSPFEYADVVSTTTHKSLRGPRAGVIFYRKGVRSVKANGDKVLYDLESRINQAVFPGLQGGPHNHAIAGIATCMQQAQTPEFKEYQVQIIKNARALCDGLLAKGYSISTGGTDVHLVLVDLRPVGITGARAEYILEEISIACNKNTVPGDKSALNPSGIRLGTPALTTRGLVESDMVKVVDFIDRGLKLSLEISAVSGPKLVDFKRVLHEDPALNAKVQTLKKEVQDYSKNFPMPGYQDY
- the LOC131425533 gene encoding serine hydroxymethyltransferase isoform X1; this translates as MPVSFVRTGIAPLARAYGEPIGKSVCFSRPILALDKVCKHHAYTNTSEGACRKRFSTISPYCKPQQLLGTVPQKSITVHGLSRSKSDLSSNILRGPVKSEPFKMSGNAKLLHENLWESDPELMGLIRKEKKRQILGLEMIASENFTSLSVLQCLSSCLHNKYSEGLPGQRYYGGNEFIDEIEILAQRRALAAYRLDPEQWGCNVQPYSGSPANFAVYTGLIEPHGRIMGLDLPDGGHLTHGFMTATKKISATSIFFESMPYKVDPVTGLIDYDKLEESAKNFKPKIIIAGISCYSRCLDYKRFRQIADANGAYLFADMAHISGLVAAGVVPSPFEYADVVSTTTHKSLRGPRAGVIFYRKGVRSVKANGDKVLYDLESRINQAVFPGLQGGPHNHAIAGIATCMQQAQTPEFKEYQVQIIKNARALCDGLLAKGYSISTGGTDVHLVLVDLRPVGITGARAEYILEEISIACNKNTVPGDKSALNPSGIRLGTPALTTRGLVESDMVKVVDFIDRGLKLSLEISAVSGPKLVDFKRVLHEDPALNAKVQTLKKEVQDYSKNFPMPGYQDY